Proteins from a genomic interval of Treponema brennaborense DSM 12168:
- a CDS encoding HAD family hydrolase, giving the protein MKDSIRAVAFDIDGTLYPNWQLYFRIIPYTLKRLRFFLTYNSVRKILHRTAPLADFYEYQARLLALKMHTSPESAKTMIEKNVYCGLAPYFKRIKPFAHMKETIEKFRRAGYKLAVLSDFPPAQKGSIWGTLDMFDVVCGSEELGALKPSKYTFGVLASKLGVAENEILYVGNSVSADVRGASAAGMKTAYLMPLWRIILNKPLQDADISFKSYRHLQKIVLQ; this is encoded by the coding sequence ATGAAAGATTCCATCAGGGCTGTTGCGTTTGACATCGACGGAACGCTGTATCCGAATTGGCAGTTATATTTCCGTATCATTCCGTACACGCTGAAACGGCTGCGTTTTTTTCTTACCTATAATTCCGTCAGAAAAATACTGCACCGTACAGCACCGCTGGCCGATTTTTACGAATATCAGGCGCGGCTGCTCGCGCTGAAAATGCATACGAGTCCCGAATCTGCAAAAACGATGATAGAAAAAAACGTGTATTGCGGTCTGGCTCCGTATTTTAAACGGATAAAACCGTTTGCACATATGAAAGAAACGATTGAAAAATTCCGCCGGGCGGGATATAAATTGGCGGTACTCTCCGATTTTCCGCCGGCGCAAAAAGGTTCCATTTGGGGTACGCTCGATATGTTCGACGTCGTGTGCGGTTCCGAAGAACTCGGTGCGCTCAAACCGTCCAAATATACGTTCGGCGTATTGGCGTCGAAACTCGGTGTCGCCGAAAACGAAATTTTGTACGTCGGAAACAGCGTTTCTGCCGACGTTCGCGGCGCTTCCGCAGCCGGAATGAAAACGGCGTATTTGATGCCTTTGTGGCGGATAATTTTAAATAAACCGTTGCAAGATGCGGATATTTCGTTCAAGAGCTATCGTCATTTACAAAAAATTGTGTTACAGTAA